In the Oncorhynchus keta strain PuntledgeMale-10-30-2019 chromosome 14, Oket_V2, whole genome shotgun sequence genome, one interval contains:
- the LOC118393095 gene encoding uncharacterized protein LOC118393095, which yields MKNNLTFEQLSMLCRRLLKVVTQTALRILLPALARIMGVNLRSGATSPESQCSLTWSEDSLGSLDEREKRLLISEMNNWTKESAGCRQKSTRRISSPCCSPKRSQTSLQSLPATREAPLMEEPLKALFGVTEESLLISLVEGHSNPTSSSSSELSCAIVGEVVQQLNSGLSVAIQASSGSFPPMDSQDIAAGKEVIRVASVQILAELQSQTSEPEWVGFIEPLMDPVTDDVLDAIVGTMDKMAQDFNILLDLAKKMTILGSKCLTNLQCDLDVECPSGKEGTTHFLKETGSSTSVVARKMHTLSCPTFSLKP from the exons ATGAAAAATAAC CTCACATTCGAGCAGCTCTCCATGCTGTGTCGAAGATTGTTAAAAGTCGTGACCCAGACAGCCCTCCGCATTCTCCTACCAGCGCTAGCTCGTATCATGGGGGTGAACCTGAGGAGTGGGGCAACCTCCCCAGAATCCCAGTGCTCTCTGACATGGTCTGAGGATTCCTTAGGCAgtctggatgagagagagaaaaggctgcTGATCAGTGAGATGAACAACTGGACTAAGGAGAGTGCAGGGTGCCGCCAAAAATCCACCCGCAGGATCTCATCACCATGCTGTTCGCCTAAGAG GTCCCAGACCTCATTGCAGAGCTTGCCTGCAACTAGAGAGGCTCCCCTCATGGAGGAGCCTCTGAAGGCTCTTTTTGGGGTAACGGAAGAGAGCCTCCTGATATCTCTGGTTGAGGGTCACTCCAACCCcacctcctccagctcctccgAGTTGAGCTGTGCTATCGTGGGAGAGGTAGTACAACAGCTTAACTCTGGCCTCTCAGTGGCCATTCAGGCCAGCTCGGGGAGTTTCCCCCCTATGGACAGTCAGGACATAGCAGCAGGCAAGGAGGTCATTCGGGTAGCCTCGGTGCAGATCCTGGCCGAGCTACAGAGCCAAACGTCTGAGCCAGAGTGGGTAGGGTTTATCGAGCCCCTCATGGACCCTGTGACCGATGATGTGCTGGATGCCATTGTCGGCACAATGGACAAAATGGCACAGGACTTCAACATCCTATTGGATCTGGCCAAGAAGATGACAATCTTGGGGTCTAAATGTCTGACCAATCTTCAATGTGACCTTGATGTTGAGTGTCCATCTGGGAAAGAAGGGACCACTCACTTTCTCAAAGAGACTGGATCCTCTACCAGTGTGGTGGCCAGAAAGATGCATACCCTCTCTTGCCCGACTTTCAGTCTAAAGCCCTGA